One window from the genome of Pseudonocardia hierapolitana encodes:
- a CDS encoding DUF58 domain-containing protein, with protein MEAALRTLELTVRGRLDGLLQGNHLGLVPGPGSEPGDSRLYVPGDDVRHMDWAATARTTAPHVRETMADRELETWVVMDLSASLDFGTAACEKRDLAIAALAAVTHLTRGGGNRIGVLVATGEKLVRIPARGGLAHAQGMLRRVASTPRPPEGTRGDLAAAVEQLRRPPRRRGLAVVISDFLGEPDWERSLRALSARHELLAVEVLDPRELELPDVGTVVLADPESGRQREVTITPLLAREFSAAAAEHREQVAAVLRRCGAAHLTLRTDSDWIADVVRFVLARKRAWSGGR; from the coding sequence ATGGAAGCCGCGCTGCGCACCCTGGAGCTCACGGTGCGCGGGCGGCTGGACGGGCTGTTGCAGGGCAACCACCTGGGCCTCGTGCCCGGGCCGGGCAGTGAGCCCGGCGATTCGCGGCTCTACGTGCCCGGTGACGACGTGCGGCACATGGACTGGGCGGCCACTGCCCGCACCACCGCGCCCCACGTGCGAGAGACGATGGCCGACCGGGAGCTGGAGACGTGGGTCGTCATGGACCTGTCGGCCAGCCTCGACTTCGGCACGGCGGCGTGCGAGAAGCGCGACCTCGCGATCGCGGCGCTCGCCGCGGTCACCCACCTCACGCGTGGCGGCGGCAACCGGATCGGGGTGCTCGTCGCCACCGGGGAGAAGCTCGTGCGGATCCCGGCGCGGGGCGGGCTGGCCCACGCCCAGGGCATGTTGCGCCGCGTCGCGAGCACCCCGCGTCCGCCCGAGGGCACCCGGGGTGACCTCGCCGCGGCCGTCGAGCAGCTGCGTCGCCCGCCGCGGCGGCGCGGGCTCGCGGTCGTGATCTCCGACTTCCTCGGCGAGCCCGACTGGGAGCGTTCGCTGCGGGCGCTGTCGGCCCGGCACGAGCTGCTCGCCGTCGAGGTGCTCGACCCGCGTGAGCTGGAGCTCCCCGACGTCGGCACCGTCGTGCTGGCCGACCCGGAGAGCGGCAGGCAGCGCGAGGTCACGATCACCCCGCTGCTGGCGCGCGAGTTCTCCGCCGCCGCGGCCGAGCACCGCGAGCAGGTGGCGGCCGTGCTGCGGCGGTGCGGGGCCGCGCACCTCACGCTGCGCACCGACTCGGACTGGATCGCCGACGTCGTGCGGTTCGTCCTCGCCCGCAAGCGCGCCTGGTCCGGAGGGCGGTAG
- a CDS encoding VWA domain-containing protein — MFSHPWWLVLLVVVAAMVAGYVLLLRRRRRDTIRFTNLELLDRVAPKRHGWYRHLPAAALIVALAVLTIALAGPQAEARVPRNRATVVLVIDVSLSMQATDVEPNRLAAAQVAAKAFADQLTPGINLGLVSFAGTAAVLVSPTVDREPIKRAVDGLKLSESTATGEAIFAAIQSVETFSQAIAGAAAEGPPPARIVLMSDGKQTVPGGVMPEEEPRGAFTAARAAAEAGIPVSTISFGTDYGTIEINPGERTPVAVDDASMRQIAELSGGQFFTAASEGELRRVYADLSDQIGYEVRRVDVSRPWLAGGALLLVVGLGTGIALGRRLP; from the coding sequence ATGTTCTCGCACCCGTGGTGGCTGGTGCTGCTCGTCGTCGTGGCGGCGATGGTGGCCGGCTACGTGCTGCTGCTGCGCAGGCGCCGCCGCGACACGATCCGCTTCACCAACCTCGAGCTGCTCGACCGCGTCGCTCCGAAGCGGCACGGCTGGTACCGGCACCTCCCGGCGGCGGCGCTCATCGTCGCGCTCGCCGTGCTCACCATCGCCCTGGCCGGCCCGCAGGCGGAGGCCCGGGTGCCCCGCAACCGGGCCACGGTCGTGCTGGTGATCGACGTGTCGCTGTCGATGCAGGCCACCGACGTCGAGCCGAACCGGCTCGCCGCGGCGCAGGTCGCCGCGAAGGCGTTCGCCGACCAGCTCACCCCCGGTATCAACCTCGGCCTCGTGTCGTTCGCCGGCACTGCCGCGGTGCTCGTGTCGCCCACCGTCGACCGGGAGCCGATCAAACGGGCCGTCGACGGGCTGAAGCTGTCCGAGTCCACCGCCACCGGCGAGGCGATCTTCGCGGCGATCCAGTCGGTGGAGACGTTCTCGCAGGCCATCGCGGGCGCGGCGGCCGAGGGCCCGCCACCGGCGCGGATCGTGCTGATGAGCGACGGCAAGCAGACCGTGCCCGGTGGGGTGATGCCGGAGGAGGAGCCGCGCGGCGCGTTCACCGCTGCGCGGGCGGCCGCGGAGGCCGGGATCCCGGTGTCCACGATCTCGTTCGGCACCGACTACGGCACGATCGAGATCAACCCGGGCGAACGCACGCCCGTGGCCGTCGACGACGCGTCGATGCGCCAGATCGCCGAGCTGTCCGGCGGCCAGTTCTTCACGGCCGCGAGCGAGGGCGAGCTGCGGCGGGTCTACGCGGACCTGTCGGACCAGATCGGCTACGAGGTGCGCCGGGTCGACGTCAGCCGTCCGTGGCTCGCCGGCGGCGCCCTGCTCCTGGTGGTGGGCCTGGGCACCGGCATCGCTCTGGGCCGACGCCTGCCCTGA